From a region of the Haematobia irritans isolate KBUSLIRL chromosome 4, ASM5000362v1, whole genome shotgun sequence genome:
- the LOC142233134 gene encoding glycerol-3-phosphate phosphatase-like: protein MFKQSAKNLLELSPEKVTLWLDSFDAVITDCDGVLWVYGDVLPGAAEVMNRFKEIGKKIFFCTNNSTKTRKELLAKSNNMGFNITEEDVISTAHSLAAYLKNRKFNKKVYVVGSEGITKELDAVGIEHTNVGPEHMPDSLLQYLSKHFSLEENIGAVVVGFDEYFSFPKMTKAASYLNQPDCLFIATNTDERFPMPNMVVPGTGSFVRAIETCAERKATVIGKPNVAICEHLINNGTIIPERTLMIGDRCNTDILLGYNCGFQTLLVGTGIHQVSDVDSWKASNDPELHKLIPDVYLPKLGDLLPFM, encoded by the exons ATGTTTAAACAATCTGCCAAAAACCTTTTGGAACTTAGCCCTGAAAAAGTGACCCTTTGGCTGGATTCATTCGATGCTGTCATAACAGATTGCGATG GTGTTCTGTGGGTCTATGGCGATGTGCTGCCCGGCGCAGCAGAGGTAATGAATCGTTTTAAAGAAATAGGCAAGAAGATTTTCTTCTGTACCAATAATTCAACAAAAACCCGCAAAGAACTTTTAGCTAAATCTAATAATATGGGATTCAACATAACCGAAGAGGATGTGATATCTACAGCACATTCCCTAGCAGCctatttaaaaaatcgaaaattcaataaaaaggtTTATGTCGTTGGTTCAGAAGGTATAACAAAAGAGCTGGATGCTGTGGGTATTGAACATACAAATGTTGGTCCAGAACATATGCCTGATTCGCTACTACAATATTTATCGAAACATTTCTCTCTGGAAGAGAACATCGGCGCCGTTGTTGTGGGTTTCGATGAATACTTTAGTTTCCCGAAAATGACGAAAGCAGCTTCCTATCTTAATCAACCGGATTGTTTATTTATTGCAACAAATACAGATGAACGTTTTCCCATGCCAAATATGGTAGTTCCGGGAACTGGGAGTTTTGTGCGAGCAATTGAAACTTGTGCAGAACGTAAGGCTACTGTTATTGGAAAACCTAATGTGGCGATATGTGAACATCTTATCAATAATGGCACCATAATCCCTGAACGAACACTAATGATAGGTGATAG GTGTAATACTGATATACTATTGGGCTATAATTGCGGATTTCAAACACTATTGGTTGGTACCGGTATACATCAAGTAAGCGATGTAGATTCTTGGAAGGCCTCAAATGATCCCGAACTTCATAAGTTAATACCCGATGTGTATTTACCCAAACTTGGGGATTTGTTACCGTTTATGTGA
- the MED19 gene encoding mediator complex subunit 19: MMNNYGNMMMGEQFRKMDSNYSPKSSPHGGRSPVVSRQDSSGTLKATISLGKTPTIIQTGPFYSMKEPPGKGELTGDKDLMTEYGLHHTLTKFKDKKVKESLSSFLPNLPGIYDGMNNLENSTLRSVIDKPPIGGKELLPLSSVQLAGFRLHPGPLPEQYRAFNAIPARKHKNKHKKHKHKDGQQPPETNLMDSSGLETYEKKHKKQKRHEDEKERKKRKKEKKRKKKSHSPEPPSSPMLGGPSQQGGMMGMSMQGSGMGSLQGLATGPNNPLGPGSGVTNMSGPGGMMMPQHASLF, encoded by the exons ATGATGAACAACTATGGCAATATGATGATGGGCGAACAGTTTCGAAAGATGGATTCAAACTATTCGCCAAAATCATCACCGCATGGTGGACGATCGCCAGTTGTCTCACGACAGGATTCATCCGGAACCCTTAAGGCCACAATATCACTGGGGAAAACGCCAACGATTATACAGACGGGACCATTTTATTCCATGAAAGAACCACCGGGGAAAGGTGAACTAACGGGCGATAAAGATCTCATGACTGAATATGGTTTACATCATACACTAACAAAGTTTAAGGATAAAAAAGTCAAGGAATCCCTGTCCTCATTTCTACCCAATCTGCCAGGAATCTATGATGGCATGAATAATTTG GAAAACAGTACATTACGCAGTGTCATTGATAAGCCCCCCATAGGAGGTAAAGAGCTATTGCCTTTATCCTCAGTACAATTAGCTGGTTTCAGATTACATCCCGGGCCG TTACCGGAACAGTATAGAGCCTTCAATGCAATACCCGCAcgtaaacataaaaataaacataaaaaacacaaacataAAGATGGCCAACAGCCGCCCGAAACAAATTTAATGG atTCTTCCGGATTAGAGACTTAtgagaaaaaacacaaaaaacaaaagcgCCATGAAGACGAGAAGGAGCGAAAAAAGCGTAAAAAGGAAAAGAAACGCAAAAAGAAATCTCACAGCCCAGAACCACCGTCGTCGCCCATGTTGGGTGGTCCATCACAGCAGGGTGGGATGATGGGCATGTCAATGCAAGGTAGCGGTATGGGTAGCCTTCAGGGCCTAGCGACGGGTCCAAACAATCCACTGGGGCCTGGTTCTGGTGTCACAAATATGTCAGGCCCTGGCGGTATGATGATGCCTCAACATGCTTCTTTATTTTAG
- the LOC142236628 gene encoding dihydrolipoyl dehydrogenase, mitochondrial encodes MQCTIRNVLVGALKTPLRSNGAILGALNGRFYSTTHEADLVVIGSGPGGYVAAIKAAQLGLKTVSVEKNPTLGGTCLNVGCIPSKALLNNSHYYHMAHSGDLANRGIVCDNVSLDLDKLMVQKSNAVKALTGGIVQLFKKNKVTQLTGFGTITSPNEVQVKKDDGTVETVQAKNIMIATGSEVTPFPGIEIDEEVIVSSTGALSLKKVPEKMIVIGAGVIGLELGSVWSRLGAEVTAVEFMDTIGGVGIDGEVSKTFQKVLTKQGLKFKTGTKVMSASRNGDTVTVTVENAKSGEKEELTCDALLVSVGRRPYTEGLGLENVGIVKDDRGRVPVNDHFQTTVPNIYAIGDCIQGPMLAHKAEDEGIICVEGILGGHVHIDYNCVPSVVYTHPEVAWVGKSEEALKQEGVDFKVGKFPFLANSRAKTNNETDGFVKVLADKATDRVLGTHIIGPSAGELINEAVLAMEYGASAEDVARVCHAHPTCAEALREANVAASFGKPINF; translated from the exons ATGCAGTGTACCATTCGTAACGTTCTTGTTGGTGCCCTTAAG ACCCCATTGCGATCCAATGGTGCCATATTGGGAGCCTTAAATGGACGCTTTTACTCCACAACACATGAAGCCGATTTGGTGGTCATCGGTTCGGGACCCGGTGGTTATGTGGCTGCCATTAAAGCTGCCCAATTAGGTTTAAAG ACTGTCAGTGTTGAAAAGAACCCAACTTTGGGTGGTACCTGCCTCAATGTTGGTTGCATTCCCTCAAAAGCACTTCTCAATAATTCACATTATTATCATATGGCTCACTCTGGTGATTTAGCTAATCGTGGTATTGTTTGTGATAATGTCTCATTGGATCTTGATAAATTGATGGTTCAAAAGAGCAATGCCGTCAAAGCTTTAACCGGAGGCATTGTCCAATTATTCAAAAAGAACAAGGTAACACAACTTACCGGCTTCGGTACCATCACATCTCCCAATGAGGTACAAGTGAAAAAAGATGATGGCACAGTGGAGACCGTacaagccaaaaatattatgattGCCACCGGTTCAGAAGTTACCCCCTTCCCAGGCATTGAAATCGATGAGGAAGTTATTGTGTCTTCGACTGGCGCTTTGTCCTTGAAAAAGGTTCCAGAGAAAATGATTGTTATTGGTGCTGGTGTCATTGGTTTGGAATTGGGTTCAGTATGGTCTCGTCTTGGAGCTGAAGTAACTGCTGTTGAATTCATGGATACCATTGGTGGAGTGGGCATCGATGGTGAAGTTTCAAAAACTTTCCAAAAAGTCTTGACCAAGCAGGGCTTGAAATTCAAGACTGGCACCAAGGTTATGTCTGCCTCGCGCAATGGTGATACAGTCACCGTAACTGTTGAAAATGCCAAATCTGGCGAAAAGGAAGAATTGACTTGTGATGCTTTATTGGTATCCGTTGGTCGTCGTCCATACACTGAAGGTTTGGGCTTGGAGAATGTTGGTATTGTTAAGGATGACAGAGGTCGCGTACCAGTCAATGATCATTTCCAAACCACTGTACCCAATATTTATGCCATCGGTGATTGCATTCAAGGTCCCATGTTGGCCCACAAAGCCGAAGATGAGGGTATCATTTGCGTTGAAGGTATTTTGGGAGGTCATGTGCACATCGACTACAATTGCGTTCCATCCGTTGTGTATACTCATCCCGAAGTTGCGTGGGTTGGCAAATCTGAGGAAGCCTTGAAGCAAGAAGGTGTCGACTTCAAAGTGGGCAAATTCCCATTTTTGGCTAACTCTCGTGCCAAGACCAACAATGAAACTGATGGCTTTGTAAAAGTTTTGGCCGATAAGGCTACCGATCGTGTGCTGGGCACACACATTATTGGTCCA TCTGCCGGTGAACTTATTAACGAAGCTGTATTGGCTATGGAATATGGTGCCTCTGCTGAAGATGTTGCCCGTGTCTGCCACGCCCATCCT ACCTGTGCTGAAGCTTTACGTGAAGCCAATGTTGCAGCTTCCTTTGGCAAACCTATAAACTTCTAA